From Rutidosis leptorrhynchoides isolate AG116_Rl617_1_P2 chromosome 3, CSIRO_AGI_Rlap_v1, whole genome shotgun sequence, a single genomic window includes:
- the LOC139902137 gene encoding MADS-box transcription factor 23-like yields the protein MGRGRIEIKKIENVSSRQVTFSKRRTGLMKKARELAILCDAEVGVIIFSSTGKLYEFASSRLQNIISRYERNSDCSFSQIPKTQVSSGRPAWNYKHEVDPEVEALKAEIAKLRKGQRLMMGEELEGLNYKELENLERQLHDGMLAVKNRKEMALLEEIEKSKLREQKTMQENEDLKKQIAEHLNRSATNNGNHLIERMSPFIRPNQHTYLRQDNGDFGISLHLGLSLRDDHHKRKIPKIEFDA from the exons ATGGGACGAGGACGGATTGAAATAAAAAAGATAGAAAATGTTAGTAGTAGGCAAGTGACGTTTTCAAAACGTCGAACGGGCCTTATGAAGAAGGCTAGAGAGTTGGCGATTTTGTGTGATGCAGAAGTGGGCGTTATTATTTTCTCTAGTACCGGGAAACTATACGAGTTTGCTAGTTCTCG GCTGCAAAACATTATCTCAAGATATGAGCGAAATTCGGATTGTTCATTTAGCCAAATTCCCAAGACACAGGTATCG tctgggcgccccgcatggaatta TAAGCATGAAGTGGATCCTGAGGTAGAAGCTTTGAAGGCTGAAATTGCAAAGCTGCGAAAAGGGCAGAG GTTGATGATGGGAGAAGAGCTGGAAGGGTTAAACTACAAGGAGCTCGAAAACTTAGAGCGTCAACTTCACGATGGCATGTTAGCTGTGAAGAATCGAAAG GAAATGGCATTGTTGGAAGAGATTGAAAAATCAAAATTGCGG GAACAAAAGACTATGcaggaaaatgaagatttaaagaaacAG ATTGCCGAGCATCTAAATAGATCAGCAACTAACAACGGGAATCATCTAATAGAACGAATGAGTCCATTCATAAGGCCAAATCAACATACTTATCTTAGGCAAGATAATGGAGATTTCGGTATTTCTCTGCATTTAGG GTTATCACTGCGTGATGATCATCACAAGAGAAAGATTCCGAAAATAGAATTTGATGCATAA